From Stenotrophomonas maltophilia, a single genomic window includes:
- a CDS encoding phosphate/phosphite/phosphonate ABC transporter substrate-binding protein, which translates to MKPVSGLRKAMQGALLSLAMVLLAGTVRAAPDPVLVLGRISDDPKAHYEQLQPLLDYVVARMHDVGIREGRILMARDPQQMASYLRRGRVDWVTETAGTAVALGQRSGARPLLLTERNGVREYQTVFFVRNDSPIQRMRDLPGHRLALQNTASTSAYLVPVMTLLQEGLSPQILAGDWDMPGRDSVGYVFARSELNIATFVHKGVVDAGAVSSVDWNDERRVPAAFRRDFRELLRTEPYPRAVEMVRSDLDQRVRDRLQEVLLQAASDPRAQGALHRFFGTSGFHRVDAHAQQRLDELKQGLTRVRMEVE; encoded by the coding sequence ATGAAGCCTGTGTCGGGTCTGCGAAAGGCAATGCAGGGGGCACTGCTGAGCCTGGCCATGGTCCTGCTGGCCGGGACGGTGCGTGCAGCGCCGGACCCGGTGCTGGTGCTGGGCCGGATCAGCGATGATCCCAAGGCCCATTACGAGCAGCTGCAGCCCCTGCTGGATTATGTGGTGGCCCGCATGCACGACGTCGGCATCAGGGAGGGGAGGATCCTGATGGCACGCGATCCGCAGCAGATGGCCAGCTATCTGCGGCGGGGGCGGGTCGACTGGGTCACGGAAACGGCGGGCACGGCGGTGGCGCTGGGCCAGCGCAGCGGCGCAAGGCCCTTGCTGCTGACCGAACGCAATGGCGTGCGCGAGTACCAGACAGTGTTTTTCGTGCGCAACGACAGCCCGATCCAGCGCATGCGGGACTTGCCTGGGCATCGCCTGGCGCTGCAGAACACGGCGTCCACCAGCGCCTACCTGGTGCCGGTGATGACCTTGCTGCAGGAGGGGTTGTCGCCGCAGATCCTGGCCGGCGACTGGGACATGCCGGGGCGGGACAGCGTGGGGTATGTGTTCGCGCGCAGCGAGTTGAACATCGCGACGTTCGTGCACAAGGGGGTGGTCGACGCAGGCGCGGTGAGCAGCGTGGACTGGAACGACGAGCGGCGGGTGCCGGCCGCGTTCCGGCGCGATTTCCGCGAGCTGCTGCGCACCGAGCCGTACCCGCGTGCGGTGGAGATGGTCCGCTCCGACCTTGATCAGCGCGTGCGCGATCGCCTGCAGGAAGTGCTGCTGCAGGCGGCCAGCGACCCGCGGGCACAGGGAGCGTTGCATCGGTTTTTTGGCACTTCCGGTTTCCACCGTGTCGATGCGCATGCGCAGCAGCGGTTGGATGAATTGAAACAAGGATTGACGCGCGTGCGGATGGAAGTGGAATGA
- a CDS encoding squalene/phytoene synthase family protein: MSSTALDSFLDKWRSRWPEWSVAAPFVAESQREIAVAWFALLQEFDDMLNTGGDPLPADAKLAWWGEELRSWAAHRSRHPLGRLLEPARAPWAQLAEALPDLVEARTVALDAAGAERALANYSDAVAAVEAALFNDKPRTGAGRAVQLQTLAQRLQDAGVAGVPRSLLDEDAGTAAQRWAQYLLKGWGTRVPGPRPRRVWSSLARARVAAQAAGKPIEATPVRTLLRVWWAARG; the protein is encoded by the coding sequence GTGAGCAGTACCGCGCTGGACAGTTTCCTCGACAAGTGGCGCAGCCGCTGGCCGGAATGGTCGGTGGCCGCGCCGTTCGTGGCCGAATCGCAACGCGAGATCGCGGTCGCGTGGTTCGCGCTGCTGCAGGAATTCGACGACATGCTCAACACCGGCGGCGATCCGTTGCCGGCCGACGCCAAGCTGGCCTGGTGGGGCGAGGAACTGCGCAGCTGGGCTGCGCATCGTTCGCGCCACCCGCTGGGTCGCCTGCTGGAGCCGGCGCGTGCACCGTGGGCGCAGCTGGCCGAGGCGCTGCCGGATCTGGTTGAAGCGCGCACGGTCGCGCTGGATGCGGCCGGCGCCGAACGCGCACTGGCCAACTATTCCGACGCGGTGGCGGCGGTGGAAGCGGCGTTGTTCAACGACAAGCCGCGTACCGGTGCCGGTCGTGCGGTGCAGCTGCAGACCCTGGCCCAGCGTCTGCAGGATGCCGGCGTGGCGGGCGTACCGCGCAGCCTGCTGGATGAGGACGCCGGCACGGCCGCGCAGCGTTGGGCGCAGTATCTGCTGAAGGGCTGGGGCACCCGTGTGCCGGGCCCGCGCCCGCGCCGCGTCTGGTCAAGCCTGGCGCGCGCCCGCGTGGCCGCACAGGCTGCGGGCAAGCCGATCGAGGCCACCCCGGTGCGCACGCTGCTGCGTGTGTGGTGGGCCGCGCGCGGTTGA
- the efp gene encoding elongation factor P yields the protein MASYGMNDVKNGMKILVNNQPAVIIDTEYVKPGKGQAFTRVKYRLIKDGRTQEVTMKSTDSLDAADVVDTDMNFMYSDGEYWHFMDPESFEQVQATKAGMGGAEKWLKGEESCVVTLWNGEPIFVQPPNFVELKITETDPGVRGDTSGGGGKPATLETGAVVRVPLFVNQDEIIKVDTRSGEYSARVK from the coding sequence ATGGCCAGCTACGGCATGAACGACGTCAAGAACGGGATGAAGATCCTGGTCAACAACCAACCGGCTGTCATCATCGACACCGAATACGTCAAGCCGGGCAAGGGCCAGGCCTTCACCCGCGTGAAGTACCGCCTGATCAAGGACGGCCGTACCCAGGAAGTGACCATGAAGTCGACCGACTCGCTGGATGCAGCCGACGTCGTCGATACCGACATGAACTTCATGTACAGCGACGGCGAGTACTGGCACTTCATGGACCCGGAATCCTTCGAGCAGGTCCAGGCCACCAAGGCCGGCATGGGCGGCGCCGAGAAGTGGCTGAAGGGCGAAGAGTCCTGCGTGGTGACCCTGTGGAACGGCGAGCCGATCTTCGTGCAGCCGCCGAACTTCGTCGAACTGAAGATCACCGAAACCGATCCGGGCGTCCGTGGCGACACCTCGGGCGGCGGCGGCAAGCCGGCCACCCTGGAAACCGGCGCCGTGGTCCGCGTGCCGCTGTTCGTCAACCAGGATGAAATCATCAAGGTTGATACCCGTTCGGGCGAATACTCCGCACGCGTCAAATAA
- a CDS encoding putative bifunctional diguanylate cyclase/phosphodiesterase, producing the protein MKWLGSGMQARFLLAMGGAMLVVIAILAVLLGRQTAMQGEVRSLSGGVIHELFDRSVRSRGEAMARELSDSLANPLYYRDLDQVGALVRGTARQPVVRYVLVFDERGRLVHDGSIEVAGFGQQMADPLAPKAAAAQALVVQESPKVLDNTMPIMIGNQRIGGVRVGMALDEVQQREQAANATLGERLQQAGSRHLGWLLLMLGLLVVIGVVVILYVQRTLVAPIRDLAAAARRIEAGDYQTPLAENTRDDEVGELVRGFARMRDAIARHDREVRHMAYTDALTGLTNRLAFREALDHRLMAARASNHRLGLLFADIDDFKRVNDTLGHEAGDEALLQFAQRIGRAVTEAGGDEALLARFGGDEFVILVGDGDVAANARLLAEVLVRELGKPLVVQGRELFLGTSIGVTLFPDDAADATTLLKNGDIAMYQAKMAGKNCYRYYSRAMDHAVERRVHMEQELRGAWERGELRLAYQPIFRMRDRRMVGVEVLLRWQHPTLGTIPPSVFIEVAEQSGLIEIIGPKVLRAACMEAAQWPRGVAGDDLFVSVNVSPRQLRGGELPALVAQCLHESGLPASRLHLELTETAVIGDEMVAAQLLDKLHRTGVKVWLDDFGTGFSGLSHLRQVPVDGVKIDKSFVADMQRDPDDLALTTAIIAMAHALGITVVAEGIEQQAQFELLAQRGCDLGQGYWLSHPVTPTEVVRMIESGL; encoded by the coding sequence ATGAAGTGGCTTGGCTCTGGAATGCAGGCCCGGTTCCTGCTGGCGATGGGCGGAGCAATGCTCGTGGTGATCGCGATCCTGGCAGTGCTGCTGGGGCGCCAGACGGCGATGCAGGGCGAGGTGCGCAGCCTCAGTGGCGGTGTCATCCACGAGTTGTTCGATCGCAGCGTGCGCAGCCGCGGCGAGGCGATGGCGCGCGAGTTGTCCGACTCGCTGGCCAACCCGTTGTACTACCGCGACCTGGACCAGGTCGGCGCACTGGTGCGCGGTACCGCGCGGCAGCCGGTGGTGCGCTATGTCCTGGTGTTCGACGAACGTGGGCGGTTGGTGCATGACGGCTCGATCGAGGTCGCCGGCTTCGGCCAGCAGATGGCCGACCCGCTGGCGCCCAAGGCCGCCGCCGCACAGGCACTGGTGGTGCAGGAATCGCCCAAGGTGCTCGACAACACGATGCCGATCATGATCGGCAACCAGCGCATCGGCGGAGTCCGCGTCGGCATGGCGCTGGACGAAGTGCAGCAGCGCGAGCAAGCCGCCAATGCCACCCTTGGCGAACGCCTGCAGCAGGCCGGCAGCCGTCATCTGGGCTGGCTGCTGCTGATGCTGGGCCTGCTGGTGGTGATCGGCGTAGTGGTGATCCTGTACGTGCAGCGGACCCTGGTCGCGCCGATCCGTGATCTGGCCGCGGCCGCCCGCCGCATCGAGGCCGGTGACTACCAGACGCCGTTGGCGGAGAACACCCGCGATGACGAAGTGGGCGAACTGGTGCGTGGTTTTGCCCGCATGCGCGATGCGATCGCCCGCCATGACCGCGAAGTGCGGCACATGGCCTACACCGACGCGCTGACCGGATTGACCAATCGACTGGCCTTCCGCGAGGCACTTGACCATCGGTTGATGGCCGCGCGCGCGTCCAACCATCGGCTGGGCCTGCTGTTCGCCGACATCGACGATTTCAAGCGGGTCAATGACACCCTCGGTCATGAAGCCGGCGATGAAGCATTGCTGCAGTTCGCGCAGCGCATCGGCCGTGCGGTGACCGAAGCCGGTGGCGACGAGGCCCTGCTGGCGCGCTTCGGTGGCGACGAATTCGTGATCCTGGTTGGTGACGGTGACGTTGCTGCCAACGCGCGGCTGCTGGCCGAAGTGCTGGTACGCGAACTGGGCAAACCGCTGGTGGTGCAGGGCCGGGAGCTGTTCCTGGGCACGTCCATCGGCGTGACCCTGTTCCCGGACGATGCGGCGGATGCGACCACGCTGCTGAAGAACGGTGACATCGCCATGTACCAGGCGAAGATGGCCGGCAAGAATTGCTACCGCTACTACAGCCGGGCGATGGACCATGCGGTCGAGCGCCGCGTGCACATGGAGCAGGAACTGCGCGGGGCCTGGGAGCGCGGCGAACTGCGCCTGGCCTACCAGCCGATCTTCCGCATGCGCGACCGTCGCATGGTCGGTGTCGAGGTGCTGCTGCGCTGGCAGCATCCGACCCTGGGCACGATCCCGCCGTCGGTGTTCATCGAGGTGGCCGAGCAGAGCGGGCTGATCGAGATCATCGGCCCGAAGGTATTGCGCGCTGCGTGCATGGAGGCTGCGCAGTGGCCGCGCGGGGTGGCCGGGGACGACCTGTTCGTGTCGGTCAACGTGTCGCCGCGGCAGCTGCGGGGCGGCGAACTGCCGGCGCTGGTCGCACAGTGCCTGCATGAGTCCGGGCTGCCGGCTTCGCGCCTGCACCTGGAGCTGACCGAGACCGCGGTGATCGGCGATGAAATGGTCGCCGCGCAGCTGCTGGACAAGCTTCACCGGACCGGCGTGAAGGTCTGGCTGGATGATTTCGGCACCGGCTTCTCCGGGCTCAGCCATCTGCGCCAGGTGCCGGTGGACGGGGTGAAGATCGACAAGAGCTTCGTGGCCGACATGCAGCGTGATCCCGACGACCTGGCACTGACCACGGCGATCATCGCGATGGCCCACGCACTGGGCATCACCGTGGTTGCCGAAGGCATCGAGCAGCAGGCGCAGTTCGAGCTGCTGGCCCAGCGTGGCTGCGACCTCGGCCAGGGCTACTGGCTGAGCCACCCGGTGACCCCCACCGAAGTGGTGCGGATGATCGAATCGGGTCTCTGA
- a CDS encoding phosphoglycolate phosphatase, with translation MTTAGFPRAVLFDLDGTLLDSAPDFVATCNAMLAERGRAPIDPALLRPVVSKGSRAMVSAAFPELDAAARDALIPEFLQRYEALIGQHAVLFDGVAGMLAALDEAGTVWGIVTNKPEYLARLILPQYGWQQRCAVLVGGDTLAERKPHPLPLLHAAQAIGITAEDCVYVGDDERDILAARAAAMPSVAALWGYRLHSDDPLAWQADVLVENAGLLQLASLWPTRPAAPAQP, from the coding sequence ATGACCACGGCCGGCTTCCCGCGCGCGGTGCTGTTCGACCTGGATGGCACCCTGCTGGACAGTGCGCCGGACTTCGTCGCCACCTGCAATGCGATGCTGGCCGAGCGGGGCCGTGCGCCGATCGATCCGGCGCTGTTGCGCCCGGTGGTGTCGAAGGGTTCGCGGGCGATGGTGTCGGCGGCCTTCCCGGAACTGGATGCCGCCGCGCGCGATGCGCTGATCCCGGAGTTCCTGCAGCGCTACGAAGCGCTGATCGGCCAGCATGCGGTGCTGTTCGATGGCGTGGCCGGCATGCTGGCGGCACTGGATGAGGCCGGTACGGTGTGGGGCATCGTCACCAACAAGCCGGAGTACCTGGCGCGCCTGATCCTGCCGCAGTACGGCTGGCAGCAGCGCTGCGCGGTGCTGGTCGGCGGTGACACGCTGGCCGAACGCAAGCCGCATCCGCTGCCCCTGCTGCACGCCGCACAGGCCATCGGCATTACCGCCGAAGATTGCGTGTACGTGGGCGACGACGAGCGCGACATCCTCGCCGCGCGTGCCGCCGCCATGCCCTCGGTGGCGGCGCTGTGGGGCTACCGCCTGCACAGTGACGACCCGCTGGCCTGGCAGGCCGACGTGCTTGTCGAGAACGCCGGACTTCTGCAACTGGCCAGCCTCTGGCCGACCCGGCCGGCAGCCCCGGCCCAGCCGTAA
- a CDS encoding RNA methyltransferase, producing MSQFPAATRLRFVLVGTQHPGNMGAAARALKTMGLARLVLVAPEKPLDEEAFRRSAGAEDVLGDAPVVATLAEAVADCRLVLGCTARARRVQLEEYLPADAAARAVAKAGEGAEVALVFGRERTGLTNEELQLCHAAVHIPSDPEFSSLNLAAAVQVLAYETRMQLLGAQPAAAAEPGFREQVASHEQMESFFAQLGDTLDEIDFHKGRAPESAMRKLRRLFLRSEPSEQEVRLLRGILADTQRMARLAQAGSKDS from the coding sequence ATGTCCCAGTTTCCTGCCGCCACCCGCCTCCGATTCGTTCTGGTCGGTACCCAGCACCCCGGCAACATGGGGGCTGCCGCCCGCGCCCTGAAGACCATGGGCCTGGCCCGCCTGGTGCTGGTCGCCCCCGAAAAGCCACTGGACGAGGAGGCCTTCCGCCGCTCGGCCGGTGCCGAAGACGTACTGGGGGACGCCCCGGTGGTGGCCACCCTGGCCGAGGCGGTGGCCGACTGCCGGCTGGTGCTGGGCTGCACCGCCCGGGCCCGACGCGTCCAGCTGGAGGAGTACCTGCCGGCCGACGCCGCTGCGCGCGCAGTGGCCAAGGCGGGCGAGGGTGCCGAAGTGGCGCTGGTGTTCGGCCGCGAGCGCACCGGCCTGACCAACGAGGAACTGCAGCTCTGCCACGCCGCGGTGCACATCCCGTCCGATCCGGAGTTCAGCTCGCTCAACCTGGCCGCGGCCGTGCAGGTGCTGGCCTATGAAACGCGCATGCAGCTGCTGGGCGCACAGCCGGCGGCCGCGGCAGAGCCGGGCTTCCGCGAGCAGGTGGCCAGCCATGAGCAGATGGAGAGCTTCTTCGCCCAGCTTGGCGATACCCTGGACGAGATCGATTTCCACAAGGGCCGCGCCCCGGAATCGGCGATGCGCAAGCTGCGCCGCCTGTTCCTGCGCAGCGAGCCGAGCGAGCAGGAAGTGCGCCTGCTGCGCGGCATCCTCGCCGACACCCAGCGCATGGCGCGACTGGCGCAGGCGGGCAGCAAGGACAGCTGA
- a CDS encoding inositol monophosphatase family protein — protein sequence MQKPAVTVMVKAARLAGNVLLRNINKLEALNVVQKGRMDYASEVDADAEKVIVKELKRAYPEYGIFGEEGGVQGERRQMWVIDPLDGTSNYLRGVPHYCVSIALVENGEPTDAVIFDPLRNELFTASRGAGAVLNDRRIRVADRKDLDGTMIHTGFAPRERARASAQLKAVDALLVHGEDIRRTGSAALDLAYVACGRADAYFEAGVKAWDIAAGLLLVREAGGKVCDFKGATLGRMDNRGPETHQIVAGNLKVAESLQKVLVNTGYAAEFDAKF from the coding sequence ATGCAGAAACCCGCCGTCACCGTCATGGTCAAGGCCGCCCGCCTCGCCGGCAACGTCCTGTTGCGCAACATCAACAAGCTCGAGGCACTGAACGTGGTGCAGAAGGGCCGGATGGACTACGCCAGCGAAGTGGATGCGGACGCGGAAAAGGTCATCGTCAAGGAACTCAAGCGCGCCTACCCCGAATACGGCATCTTCGGCGAAGAAGGCGGCGTGCAGGGCGAACGTCGCCAGATGTGGGTCATCGACCCGCTCGATGGCACCAGCAACTACCTGCGTGGCGTGCCGCACTACTGCGTGTCGATCGCGCTGGTCGAGAACGGCGAACCGACCGATGCGGTCATCTTCGACCCGCTGCGCAATGAGCTGTTCACCGCCAGCCGCGGCGCCGGTGCCGTGCTGAACGACCGCCGCATCCGCGTGGCCGACCGCAAGGACCTGGACGGCACCATGATCCACACCGGCTTCGCCCCGCGCGAACGCGCCCGCGCCAGTGCCCAGCTGAAGGCGGTCGACGCCCTGCTGGTGCACGGCGAGGACATCCGCCGCACCGGTTCGGCCGCGCTCGACCTGGCCTACGTGGCCTGCGGCCGTGCCGACGCCTACTTCGAGGCCGGCGTGAAGGCGTGGGACATCGCCGCCGGCCTGCTGCTGGTCCGCGAAGCGGGCGGCAAGGTCTGCGACTTCAAGGGCGCGACCCTGGGCCGCATGGACAACCGCGGCCCGGAGACCCACCAGATCGTGGCCGGCAACCTGAAGGTGGCCGAGTCGCTGCAGAAGGTGCTGGTGAACACTGGCTACGCGGCGGAGTTCGACGCGAAGTTCTGA
- the epmB gene encoding EF-P beta-lysylation protein EpmB — translation MITAGPLSMQLSAFPRPQSPGAPARWQQLWRQALRDPHALLARLQLDPAALGVSEAAIAQFALRVPEGFVARMRTGDAADPLLRQVLPIDEEMRPAPGFSFDAVGDGAAKKATGVIQKYRGRALLVATGSCAINCRYCFRRHFDYGAENAAKGGWQEAVAAIAADPDIDEVILSGGDPLSLATHKLVELTDALRAIPHIRRLRIHSRLPIVLPERVDEELLAWLGSLPWPLAIVVHANHANEFDASVDAAMARLRGTGAQLLNQAVLLRGVNDSVQALQDLSERSFAAGVLPYYLHQLDKVEGVAHFEVDDTQAKALIAGLTARLSGYLIPKLVRELPGDPSKRPV, via the coding sequence ATGATAACCGCAGGCCCCCTCTCCATGCAGCTTTCCGCCTTCCCCCGGCCCCAGTCGCCAGGCGCGCCCGCGCGCTGGCAGCAGCTCTGGCGCCAGGCGCTGCGCGACCCGCACGCCCTGCTGGCCCGGCTGCAGCTGGACCCGGCCGCGCTGGGCGTCTCGGAAGCGGCCATCGCCCAGTTCGCGCTGCGCGTACCCGAGGGCTTCGTGGCCCGCATGCGCACGGGCGACGCCGCCGACCCGCTGCTGCGCCAAGTGCTGCCGATCGACGAGGAAATGCGCCCGGCGCCCGGGTTCAGCTTCGATGCGGTGGGTGATGGTGCGGCCAAAAAGGCCACCGGGGTCATCCAGAAATACCGCGGCCGCGCCCTGCTGGTCGCCACCGGCAGCTGCGCGATCAATTGCCGCTACTGCTTCCGCCGCCACTTCGACTACGGCGCGGAGAATGCGGCCAAGGGCGGCTGGCAGGAAGCGGTCGCCGCCATCGCGGCCGATCCGGACATCGACGAGGTGATCCTGTCCGGCGGCGACCCGTTGTCGCTGGCCACGCACAAGCTGGTCGAACTGACCGACGCACTGCGCGCGATCCCGCACATCCGCCGCCTGCGCATCCACAGCCGCCTGCCGATCGTGCTGCCCGAACGCGTGGACGAGGAACTGCTGGCCTGGCTGGGCAGCCTGCCGTGGCCGCTGGCAATCGTGGTCCACGCCAACCATGCCAATGAATTCGATGCCAGCGTGGACGCGGCGATGGCGCGCCTGCGCGGTACGGGTGCGCAGCTGCTGAACCAGGCGGTGCTGCTGCGCGGGGTCAACGACAGCGTGCAGGCCCTGCAGGACCTCAGCGAGCGCAGCTTCGCCGCCGGCGTGCTGCCTTATTACCTGCACCAGCTGGACAAGGTGGAAGGCGTGGCCCACTTCGAAGTGGACGACACCCAGGCCAAGGCGCTGATTGCCGGCCTCACCGCACGCCTGTCCGGTTACCTGATCCCGAAGCTGGTGCGCGAACTGCCTGGCGATCCGAGCAAGCGCCCGGTGTAG
- the ubiG gene encoding bifunctional 2-polyprenyl-6-hydroxyphenol methylase/3-demethylubiquinol 3-O-methyltransferase UbiG, translating into MTAPPASSNFDQAELNKFAALANRWWDADGPQKPLHALNPVRLKYVADRVPLRGARVLDIGCGGGLLSEALAQAGADVTAIDLAPELVKVARLHALESSATVDYRVQAAEDLAAEQPGSFDVVTCMEMLEHVPDPGAIIEACKRLLKPGGHLFLSTINRTAAAFAVAIVGAEYVARLLPKGTHHYQEFIKPAELARWLREADMQLVDVSGMAYEPWRNHARLSSRTDINYLAYAVKPA; encoded by the coding sequence ATGACTGCCCCCCCCGCTTCTTCCAATTTCGATCAGGCCGAGCTGAACAAGTTCGCCGCGCTGGCCAACCGCTGGTGGGACGCTGACGGCCCGCAGAAGCCGCTGCATGCGCTGAACCCGGTGCGGCTGAAGTACGTGGCCGACCGCGTGCCACTGCGCGGTGCGCGCGTGCTCGACATCGGTTGCGGTGGTGGCCTGCTGAGCGAGGCATTGGCGCAGGCCGGTGCCGACGTCACCGCCATCGACCTGGCCCCGGAACTTGTCAAGGTCGCGCGCCTGCATGCGCTGGAAAGCAGCGCCACGGTCGATTACCGCGTGCAGGCCGCCGAGGACCTGGCCGCCGAGCAGCCGGGCAGCTTCGACGTGGTCACCTGCATGGAAATGCTTGAGCACGTGCCCGACCCGGGCGCGATCATCGAGGCCTGCAAGCGCCTGCTGAAGCCGGGTGGCCATCTGTTCCTGTCCACCATCAACCGCACCGCGGCGGCCTTCGCAGTGGCCATCGTCGGTGCCGAATACGTGGCGCGGCTGCTGCCCAAGGGCACCCACCACTACCAGGAATTCATCAAGCCGGCCGAACTGGCGCGCTGGCTGCGCGAGGCCGACATGCAGCTGGTGGATGTCAGCGGCATGGCCTACGAGCCGTGGCGCAACCATGCCCGCCTGAGCAGCCGCACCGACATCAACTACCTGGCCTACGCGGTCAAGCCGGCATGA
- a CDS encoding TRZ/ATZ family hydrolase, whose amino-acid sequence MSDSPHLPEACDLLIEAGYVVPIEPHAVVLEDHAVAVRGSEIVAILPRAEARARFRAAQVVSRPEAALMPGLVNAHTHNPMTLLRGVADDLPLMTWLQQHIWPVEAAVIGPEFVADGTTLAIAEMLRGGTTCANENYFFGDVQAAVYKKHGFRALVGAVIIDFPTAWAKTDDEYFAKAGELHDQWRTDPLIGTAFAPHAPYTVNDANFERVRMLSDQLDMQVHLHTHETAQEITDSIKLHGQRPLARLDRLGLVNDRLIAVHMTQLTDAEIHLCAERGVSVVHCPESNLKLASGFCPACALQRAGVNLAIGTDGCASNNDLDMFSENRTAAILAKAVADDATALDAATTLRASTLGGARALGFGDRIGSIEVGKQADLVCVDLSALETQPLHNVLSQLVYATGRQQVSDVWIAGKPKLVQRELVGMDLPGIIANARQWRERIRHIRA is encoded by the coding sequence ATGAGCGATAGCCCGCACCTCCCCGAAGCCTGCGACCTGCTCATCGAAGCCGGCTATGTCGTTCCGATCGAGCCACATGCGGTGGTGCTGGAGGACCATGCCGTCGCCGTGCGTGGCAGCGAGATCGTGGCCATCCTGCCGCGCGCCGAGGCCCGCGCGCGCTTCCGCGCCGCCCAGGTGGTCAGCCGCCCCGAGGCCGCGCTGATGCCGGGCCTGGTCAACGCGCACACCCACAACCCGATGACCCTGCTGCGCGGCGTCGCCGACGACCTGCCGCTGATGACCTGGCTGCAGCAGCACATCTGGCCGGTGGAAGCGGCGGTGATCGGCCCCGAGTTCGTCGCCGACGGCACCACGCTGGCCATCGCCGAGATGCTGCGTGGTGGTACCACCTGCGCCAACGAGAACTACTTCTTCGGTGACGTGCAGGCCGCGGTCTACAAGAAGCACGGTTTCCGCGCGCTGGTCGGCGCGGTGATCATCGATTTCCCCACCGCCTGGGCCAAGACCGACGACGAGTACTTCGCCAAGGCCGGTGAACTGCATGACCAGTGGCGCACCGATCCGCTGATCGGCACCGCGTTCGCGCCGCATGCGCCGTACACCGTCAACGACGCCAACTTCGAGCGGGTGCGGATGCTGTCCGACCAGCTCGACATGCAGGTGCACCTGCACACCCACGAGACCGCGCAGGAGATCACCGATTCGATCAAGCTGCACGGCCAGCGCCCGCTGGCGCGGCTGGACCGGCTTGGCCTGGTCAACGACCGCCTGATCGCGGTGCACATGACCCAGCTGACCGATGCGGAAATCCACCTGTGTGCCGAGCGCGGCGTCAGCGTGGTGCACTGCCCGGAATCGAACCTGAAGCTGGCCTCCGGCTTCTGCCCGGCCTGCGCCCTGCAGCGCGCAGGCGTGAACCTGGCGATCGGCACCGATGGCTGCGCCAGCAACAACGACCTGGACATGTTCAGCGAGAACCGCACCGCGGCGATCCTGGCCAAGGCCGTGGCCGACGATGCCACCGCGCTGGATGCGGCCACCACGCTGCGTGCGTCCACGCTGGGCGGTGCGCGCGCGCTGGGCTTCGGTGACCGCATCGGCTCGATCGAAGTCGGCAAGCAGGCCGACCTGGTCTGCGTCGACCTGTCCGCACTGGAAACCCAGCCGCTGCACAACGTGCTGTCGCAGCTGGTCTACGCCACCGGCCGCCAGCAGGTCAGCGATGTCTGGATTGCCGGCAAGCCGAAGCTGGTGCAGCGCGAGCTGGTCGGCATGGACCTGCCGGGCATCATCGCCAACGCGCGCCAGTGGCGCGAGCGCATCCGTCATATCCGCGCCTGA
- the htpX gene encoding protease HtpX: MFTRIALFLATNFAVLILASIVMSLLGTDPSKMSGLLIMAGIFGFGGSFISLLLSKWMAKRSTGAVVITEPRNQTERWLLATVERQAKAAGIGMPEVAVYEGPEINAFATGANRNNALVAVSTGLLHNMSEDEAEAVLGHEIAHVANGDMITMALLQGVLNTFVIVLARVVGGIIDSALSGNREGGGRGFAYYIIVFVLEMVFGLFATMISMWFSRHREFRADAGGASLAGRQKMIAALERLQLNHGQSTLPTQIAAFGIAGSTAKKLFMSHPPLEERIAALRASTVA; this comes from the coding sequence ATGTTCACCCGTATAGCCCTCTTCCTGGCCACGAACTTTGCCGTGCTGATCCTGGCCAGCATCGTGATGTCGCTGTTGGGAACCGATCCCAGCAAGATGAGCGGCCTGCTGATCATGGCCGGCATCTTCGGTTTCGGTGGTTCCTTCATCTCGCTGCTGCTGTCCAAGTGGATGGCCAAGCGTTCCACCGGTGCGGTGGTGATCACCGAGCCGCGCAACCAGACCGAGCGCTGGCTGCTGGCCACCGTCGAGCGCCAGGCCAAGGCCGCCGGCATCGGCATGCCGGAAGTGGCGGTGTATGAGGGCCCGGAGATCAACGCCTTCGCCACCGGTGCCAACCGCAACAACGCGCTGGTGGCGGTGTCCACCGGCCTGCTGCACAACATGAGTGAGGACGAGGCCGAAGCGGTACTGGGCCACGAGATCGCCCACGTCGCCAACGGTGACATGATCACCATGGCGCTGCTGCAGGGTGTGCTGAACACCTTCGTGATCGTGCTGGCCCGCGTGGTCGGCGGCATCATCGACAGCGCGCTGTCGGGCAACCGCGAAGGTGGCGGCCGCGGCTTTGCGTACTACATCATCGTGTTCGTGCTGGAGATGGTGTTCGGCCTGTTCGCCACCATGATCTCGATGTGGTTCTCGCGCCACCGCGAGTTCCGCGCCGACGCCGGCGGTGCCTCGCTGGCCGGCCGCCAGAAGATGATCGCCGCGCTGGAGCGCCTGCAGCTCAACCACGGCCAGAGCACGCTGCCGACCCAGATTGCCGCGTTCGGTATTGCCGGTTCGACGGCGAAGAAGCTGTTCATGAGCCACCCGCCGCTGGAAGAGCGCATCGCCGCGCTGCGGGCGTCGACGGTGGCGTAA